A window from Planococcus maritimus encodes these proteins:
- a CDS encoding immunoglobulin-like domain-containing protein, with product MLLALSGCSIVETNQKTGVLEKTSSHEKLPDTFSNGKTKLSVQSDKNTYTFPVDELVLLISNSGANPVEFGEYRVLEKFQEGVWYEIPYKENFAFTDIGLGLGAKEHLEQEMPLEFLDYELPAGTYRIVKIFYINGGAEEIALAAEFEIK from the coding sequence TTGTTACTAGCACTGTCAGGTTGTTCAATAGTTGAAACAAATCAAAAGACGGGAGTTTTAGAAAAAACTTCTTCACATGAAAAATTACCAGACACCTTTTCTAACGGAAAAACTAAACTTTCTGTGCAAAGTGATAAAAACACCTATACTTTTCCTGTGGATGAGCTTGTTTTACTTATTTCCAACTCAGGCGCTAACCCTGTTGAATTTGGTGAGTATCGGGTGCTGGAGAAGTTTCAAGAAGGCGTATGGTATGAAATTCCTTACAAAGAAAACTTTGCTTTCACAGATATTGGCCTGGGATTGGGGGCAAAAGAACATCTCGAACAGGAGATGCCGCTTGAATTTTTGGATTATGAGCTGCCGGCTGGCACATACCGAATCGTCAAAATTTTTTATATTAATGGAGGAGCAGAAGAGATTGCTCTAGCTGCGGAATTTGAAATTAAGTAA
- a CDS encoding potassium channel family protein yields the protein MKKQFIVIGLGRFGSSICKELFKLGHDVLAIDSSPERVDMMRNFSSHAAVANATDEASMRELGVRNFEHAVVAIGENMQTSVLCTLMLKEIGIPLVWVKAKNLQHQMILEKVGADRVIQPEKEMGIRIAHHMDSEKVVDYIDLSEDYSIVELVASEKLMNQSLLELNIRARYQCTILAIKRGDEVNVAPMPDDQVQLDDVLVAMGHRNDLKRFEAKGI from the coding sequence GTGAAGAAACAATTTATCGTAATCGGCCTTGGCAGGTTCGGCAGCAGCATTTGCAAAGAGCTGTTTAAGCTGGGCCACGATGTCTTGGCCATCGATTCTTCCCCAGAGCGAGTGGACATGATGCGCAACTTTTCCTCGCATGCAGCAGTTGCGAATGCGACAGACGAAGCGAGCATGAGGGAACTGGGCGTCCGAAATTTTGAACATGCGGTCGTAGCGATCGGCGAGAACATGCAGACGAGTGTGTTATGCACCTTAATGCTTAAGGAAATTGGCATTCCGCTTGTGTGGGTTAAAGCGAAAAATCTGCAACACCAGATGATTCTCGAAAAAGTCGGAGCGGACCGCGTCATTCAACCGGAAAAAGAGATGGGCATCCGCATCGCTCATCATATGGATTCGGAAAAAGTCGTAGATTATATCGATTTATCGGAAGACTACAGCATCGTGGAATTGGTAGCTTCTGAAAAACTGATGAACCAAAGTTTGCTAGAGCTAAACATTCGGGCAAGATACCAATGCACGATTTTGGCCATCAAGCGCGGAGACGAAGTGAACGTTGCACCGATGCCGGATGATCAGGTACAGCTGGATGATGTGCTCGTCGCCATGGGCCATCGTAATGACTTAAAACGCTTTGAAGCAAAAGGGATTTAA
- a CDS encoding RNA polymerase sigma factor produces the protein MTTDGKLLERLKFSDKAALEVIYDEYYLLLWKVSYRKFNDQAVCERVLTEVFQQLWKHPQQFSGNKRLMFYLIECLNDKIARMKR, from the coding sequence ATGACTACGGATGGGAAATTGCTGGAAAGACTGAAGTTTAGTGACAAAGCCGCCTTGGAAGTGATATACGATGAATACTATCTATTGTTATGGAAAGTCAGCTACCGGAAATTCAATGACCAAGCGGTTTGTGAACGTGTCCTAACAGAAGTTTTTCAGCAGTTATGGAAACATCCGCAGCAGTTTAGCGGAAACAAACGGCTGATGTTTTATTTGATCGAATGTTTGAACGACAAAATAGCTCGTATGAAGAGATGA
- a CDS encoding mechanosensitive ion channel family protein has product MLDFIDIDWGQLLVAAGIIAAQVIGILIAFVIVRAIGKKLINRSFDRLTKKGDITNGRALTLRALADNVFSYVLIFILVATLFGLFGLSVASLIAGAGIVGLAIGFGAQGLVSDVVTGFFLLLEKQIDVNDYVTVGAIDGVVESVGLRTTQIRSFDGTLNFIPNRDITTVSNHSRGNMRALVDIGVSYDENIDEAMTVLKTVCAKMTKDNPAIVEGPDVIGVQAFGESDVTLRIIAKAQSGEQWGVERELRKAIKEAFDANGIEIPFPHQVTIHKGLENPVQS; this is encoded by the coding sequence TTGTTGGATTTTATTGATATTGATTGGGGACAACTATTAGTTGCTGCGGGGATCATTGCCGCTCAAGTGATCGGAATCTTGATCGCATTCGTTATCGTCCGGGCGATCGGAAAAAAATTGATCAACCGCTCGTTTGACCGGTTGACGAAAAAAGGCGATATTACCAATGGCCGTGCATTAACGTTACGTGCGCTGGCAGATAACGTCTTCTCGTATGTTTTGATTTTTATTTTAGTTGCAACTTTGTTCGGCTTGTTCGGGCTTTCTGTTGCAAGTCTCATCGCCGGTGCGGGGATCGTCGGTCTGGCAATCGGGTTTGGTGCCCAAGGCCTCGTCAGCGATGTTGTCACCGGGTTCTTCCTGTTGTTGGAGAAACAGATTGACGTCAACGATTACGTAACGGTCGGCGCTATTGATGGCGTGGTTGAATCAGTAGGGCTTCGCACAACGCAAATCCGCAGCTTTGATGGCACTTTGAACTTTATCCCTAACCGTGACATTACGACCGTCAGCAACCATTCACGCGGGAATATGCGTGCACTCGTAGATATTGGTGTGTCGTACGATGAAAACATCGATGAAGCGATGACCGTTCTGAAAACGGTTTGCGCAAAAATGACGAAAGATAATCCGGCTATTGTGGAAGGCCCGGATGTCATCGGCGTGCAGGCTTTTGGAGAGTCGGATGTGACCTTGCGCATCATTGCTAAAGCGCAAAGCGGCGAACAATGGGGCGTCGAGCGCGAACTGCGCAAAGCCATTAAAGAAGCCTTCGACGCGAATGGCATCGAAATTCCGTTCCCACATCAAGTAACGATTCATAAAGGCTTGGAGAATCCCGTCCAGTCTTAA
- a CDS encoding SDR family oxidoreductase has translation MANIQNPRTQYTTDDFPKQYQEAPGVQNQMTPVPDCGEKTYKGSGKLEGRKALVTGGDSGIGRAAAIAYAREGADVAINYLPAEQSDADEVKQLIEAEGRKAVLIPGDLSDEAFNKEMVEKANTELGGLDILALVAGQQQAVKDIADLPTEQLEKTFQVNVYSMYWTVKAALPHLPEGASIITTSSVEGFDPSPMLLDYSATKFAIIGFTKSLAKQVADKGIRVNSIAPGPIWTALQISGGQPQENIPEFGKGTPETPIGRAGQPAELASVYVFLASIESSYVTGQIYSITGGMTTA, from the coding sequence ATGGCGAATATCCAAAACCCTAGAACACAATATACAACCGATGATTTTCCGAAACAATACCAGGAAGCGCCTGGTGTACAAAACCAAATGACCCCTGTACCAGACTGTGGTGAAAAAACCTACAAAGGCTCGGGAAAGCTTGAGGGCCGTAAAGCATTGGTGACGGGCGGTGATTCCGGAATTGGCCGTGCCGCAGCCATCGCGTACGCCAGAGAAGGCGCAGACGTGGCGATCAATTACTTACCGGCTGAGCAATCTGATGCAGACGAAGTGAAACAATTGATCGAAGCGGAAGGCCGAAAAGCTGTGTTGATCCCCGGCGACTTGAGCGACGAGGCATTCAATAAAGAAATGGTCGAAAAAGCGAACACTGAACTTGGCGGCTTAGACATTCTGGCACTCGTTGCCGGACAACAACAAGCCGTCAAAGACATTGCCGACCTGCCGACTGAACAGCTCGAAAAAACCTTCCAAGTTAACGTCTACTCGATGTATTGGACCGTGAAAGCGGCGCTTCCACATCTTCCAGAAGGTGCGTCGATCATCACGACGAGCTCGGTAGAAGGCTTTGACCCGAGCCCGATGCTGCTAGATTATTCAGCAACGAAATTTGCCATCATCGGCTTCACAAAATCCTTAGCCAAGCAAGTGGCAGACAAAGGCATCCGCGTCAACTCGATCGCCCCAGGCCCGATTTGGACAGCGCTTCAAATCTCCGGCGGACAGCCGCAAGAAAACATTCCTGAATTCGGCAAAGGCACGCCTGAGACGCCAATCGGCCGCGCTGGACAGCCGGCAGAACTCGCCTCTGTCTATGTCTTCTTGGCTTCTATTGAATCCAGCTATGTTACAGGACAAATTTACAGCATCACCGGCGGCATGACGACCGCTTAA
- a CDS encoding TIGR04104 family putative zinc finger protein: MPSCQNCQKEWGWKQTVRKMFTLDTGMICPHCGKKQFLTTESKKRAGLLNFLTPLVMLFGVLFDLPLSIILTLIVTSGIVVFAVYPFLVEFTDEEQALW; encoded by the coding sequence ATGCCAAGCTGCCAAAACTGCCAAAAGGAATGGGGCTGGAAGCAAACTGTCCGTAAGATGTTCACTTTGGATACGGGCATGATCTGCCCGCATTGCGGGAAAAAGCAATTTCTGACTACCGAATCGAAAAAAAGAGCCGGCCTGTTAAATTTTCTAACACCGTTAGTGATGCTTTTCGGGGTGTTATTTGATCTGCCCTTAAGCATTATACTGACACTGATTGTCACCAGTGGGATCGTCGTCTTCGCCGTCTATCCATTCTTAGTTGAATTTACTGATGAAGAACAAGCGCTTTGGTGA
- a CDS encoding fructose-bisphosphatase class III — protein sequence MSSKYLDLLAEKYDSEEKVATEIINLEAILNLPKGTEHFVSDLHGEYQAFQHVLRNGSGNVKVKIKDLFKDEMGEEELNEFATLVYYPEEKLSLIKSHFSSKKELKEWYIETIERLLKLVSYASSKYTRSKLRKALPKQFVYIIEELLYKTDEFTNKKDYYAKMLEQIISLGQVDKLIVGLAYTMQRLTVDHLHVVGDIYDRGPDPHKIMDTLIDYHSVDIQWGNHDVLWIGAYSGSKVCLANIIRICARYNNLDIIEDVYGINLRPLLNLAEKYYEDNPAFHPKRISDEQLTEQEQLQITKIHQAISIIQFKLESPIIKRRSCFAMEDRLLLEKVDYEKNEATIHGKTYALENTCFATIDPEHPARLLEEEQQVIDKLLFSIQHSEKLSRHMKFLMKKGRLYLQYNGNLLIHGCIPLEENGDMKEMKIEGEGYAGRELLDVFEEYTRYAFAHPEETDDFATDMVWYQWTGENSSLFGKREMTTFERYFIADKATHKERKNPYYHLREDEDICRKMLAEFDLNPEYGRIINGHTPVKERDGEDPIKANGKMIVIDGGFSKAYQSTTGIAGYTLLYNSYGMQLVAHQRFNSKEEVLQNGTDVLSIKRLVDEELERKKVRETNIGEELLQEIANLNSLRKHRYMN from the coding sequence ATTAGTTCAAAATACTTGGATCTACTGGCAGAAAAATACGATAGCGAAGAAAAAGTGGCGACAGAGATTATCAACCTAGAAGCCATCTTGAATTTGCCAAAAGGGACGGAGCATTTCGTCAGTGACCTCCACGGTGAATATCAGGCGTTTCAGCATGTGTTGCGCAATGGATCGGGCAACGTCAAAGTGAAAATCAAGGACTTGTTCAAAGACGAGATGGGGGAAGAAGAGCTCAACGAATTCGCGACGCTTGTCTACTACCCAGAAGAAAAATTGAGCTTGATCAAAAGCCATTTCAGCAGCAAGAAAGAATTGAAAGAATGGTACATCGAAACGATCGAACGGCTGTTGAAGCTGGTGTCTTACGCATCGTCCAAATACACGCGTTCCAAACTGCGCAAAGCTTTGCCGAAACAGTTTGTGTATATCATCGAAGAGCTGCTATACAAAACCGACGAGTTCACGAATAAAAAAGATTATTACGCCAAAATGCTCGAACAAATCATTTCCCTCGGACAAGTGGACAAATTAATCGTCGGTCTTGCCTACACGATGCAGCGCCTGACTGTTGACCATTTGCACGTTGTCGGAGATATTTACGACCGGGGCCCCGATCCGCACAAGATTATGGACACGCTCATCGATTATCACTCCGTCGACATCCAATGGGGCAATCACGACGTGCTGTGGATTGGTGCTTATTCCGGCTCTAAAGTATGCCTCGCAAACATCATCCGCATTTGCGCGCGCTATAACAACTTAGACATCATTGAAGATGTCTATGGCATCAACTTGCGGCCATTGTTGAATTTGGCGGAGAAGTATTATGAAGACAATCCGGCTTTCCATCCAAAGCGAATTTCAGATGAACAATTAACAGAGCAGGAACAGCTGCAGATCACAAAAATTCACCAGGCCATCTCGATCATCCAGTTCAAATTGGAAAGCCCAATCATCAAACGGCGCTCCTGCTTCGCTATGGAAGACCGCTTGCTTTTGGAGAAAGTCGATTACGAGAAAAACGAGGCGACAATTCACGGGAAAACCTATGCGCTTGAAAATACGTGCTTTGCCACGATCGACCCGGAACATCCTGCTCGCTTGCTAGAAGAAGAGCAGCAAGTGATTGATAAACTGTTGTTCTCGATTCAGCATTCCGAGAAACTATCACGGCATATGAAGTTCCTCATGAAAAAAGGAAGATTGTATCTCCAATACAACGGCAATTTGCTGATTCATGGCTGCATCCCGCTCGAGGAGAACGGGGACATGAAGGAAATGAAAATTGAAGGAGAGGGCTACGCCGGACGGGAACTACTCGATGTCTTTGAAGAGTACACTCGTTACGCCTTTGCGCATCCCGAAGAGACCGACGATTTCGCGACCGACATGGTGTGGTACCAATGGACGGGTGAAAACTCTTCATTATTTGGCAAACGTGAAATGACGACATTCGAGCGTTATTTCATCGCAGACAAAGCCACGCATAAAGAGCGGAAAAATCCGTATTACCATTTGCGTGAAGACGAGGACATATGCCGCAAGATGCTGGCAGAATTTGATTTGAATCCAGAATATGGCCGCATCATCAACGGGCATACGCCAGTCAAAGAACGTGATGGCGAAGACCCAATCAAGGCGAACGGCAAAATGATCGTTATCGATGGCGGATTTTCAAAAGCTTATCAGTCGACCACGGGCATCGCCGGCTATACGCTGTTGTACAATTCCTACGGCATGCAGCTCGTTGCCCATCAGCGCTTTAACTCCAAGGAAGAAGTGTTGCAAAACGGAACCGATGTCTTGTCGATCAAGCGATTGGTCGACGAAGAACTCGAACGCAAAAAGGTGCGGGAGACGAATATTGGAGAAGAGCTTCTGCAGGAAATCGCCAATTTGAACAGCTTGAGAAAGCATCGTTATATGAACTAA
- a CDS encoding amidase gives MLKKAAIWMFALSLMLTAFSHAENVQASGDALDTRATWLWNPWMFVEDEAATLAFLENKNVNKVYVQIDRDIPKNTYRSFVTQAHSRGIAVFALDGAPSWVAPKGFTNQNQLMNWLGNYQNGSVEQAHFDGIHLDVEPYLYSGWNSNRAATVKSYQSLLQRAATSSAQLNLPLEADMPFWFDEIPYKNTFGKGLLAEWVIANTDGVTLMAYRDSAPMIIEIVKNEIAMAERYGKHIVVGVETGTTDEGSVITFAEEGEAYMNQQLDKVASHYSSSSAYEGTAIHHVGSWMTMTP, from the coding sequence ATGTTGAAGAAAGCGGCGATATGGATGTTCGCACTGTCTCTCATGCTGACAGCGTTCAGCCATGCAGAAAATGTACAAGCAAGCGGTGATGCGCTTGATACCCGTGCTACTTGGCTATGGAATCCATGGATGTTTGTGGAAGATGAAGCAGCTACGCTGGCTTTTCTCGAAAATAAAAATGTCAATAAAGTCTATGTCCAAATCGACCGGGACATTCCTAAAAATACGTACCGCAGTTTTGTCACACAAGCGCACTCACGTGGCATCGCTGTATTTGCACTCGACGGAGCACCTTCGTGGGTTGCGCCAAAAGGATTCACCAATCAAAACCAGTTAATGAACTGGCTGGGCAATTACCAAAATGGATCGGTGGAACAGGCGCATTTTGATGGCATTCATTTGGATGTTGAGCCTTATCTATATAGCGGGTGGAATTCGAACCGCGCAGCAACCGTAAAATCCTACCAATCGCTTCTTCAAAGAGCCGCAACGAGCTCTGCGCAGTTGAACTTGCCACTTGAAGCCGATATGCCTTTTTGGTTTGACGAAATCCCTTATAAAAACACATTCGGCAAAGGCTTATTGGCTGAATGGGTTATTGCGAACACAGACGGAGTCACGCTAATGGCTTACCGGGATTCCGCTCCGATGATTATCGAAATCGTTAAAAATGAAATCGCCATGGCTGAGCGATACGGCAAACATATCGTTGTTGGGGTAGAAACAGGCACAACGGATGAAGGTAGCGTTATCACTTTCGCTGAGGAAGGCGAAGCGTATATGAACCAGCAATTGGATAAAGTGGCGAGTCATTACTCAAGCTCATCGGCATATGAAGGAACGGCCATTCACCACGTAGGCAGTTGGATGACTATGACTCCTTGA
- a CDS encoding diguanylate cyclase, whose amino-acid sequence MAQTDYKALLADRTERDFAKWTTLQMVPEKEIYRFLHTMKGTAGTIGLMDLSEFCSKNLDAYSDSSTDSLPIESLQAMMDQLRSFFAVEDNEKAAELSILEPPQKPAPPVDESLVLIIDPDAEFAAQVKETLEQQGIPVVIALDGQKGMELFYTLHPQMVLLDLHFPDAEGFGLVSRIYEAGRSRHLPIAIVSEDDQMDNQIRAMQIGATDFLAKPLDMAFFVPYMMNRLHSQELILQGTRYDDLTGAGNRKGFNEVLLQMTHLAERTGKTFTLVLLDLDHFKKVNDDYGHPAGDEVLKTFSDILLDKKRESDYFFRYGGEEFALILPETKAQSAASVVERIREAVNSTDFKIGNHEPFRISFSAGVSEYRLKQETLITTADQALYQAKRNGRNQTKIYESAQKEVRRKLNILIVDDDSLVRKLVSKHFSNWKADEFDIHIEEFADGLALVESDWYRAEESYMILLDGVMPKMDGLEVLSHIRTQYPHDNIVISMLTSRTNESDIILALKSGADDYIVKPFYAQEVVARVQRLTKRMFE is encoded by the coding sequence ATGGCGCAGACGGATTATAAAGCTTTACTCGCAGATCGAACGGAACGCGATTTTGCAAAATGGACAACGCTTCAAATGGTTCCAGAAAAAGAAATCTACCGCTTTCTTCATACGATGAAAGGCACTGCAGGAACGATCGGGCTCATGGACTTGTCCGAGTTTTGCAGCAAAAATTTAGATGCTTACTCAGACAGCAGCACCGACTCGTTGCCCATAGAGTCTCTGCAAGCGATGATGGATCAGTTGAGAAGCTTTTTTGCTGTGGAAGACAACGAAAAAGCGGCAGAGCTCTCTATTTTGGAACCTCCACAAAAGCCTGCACCCCCAGTTGACGAATCACTTGTGCTGATTATTGATCCCGATGCAGAATTCGCAGCTCAGGTAAAAGAAACCTTAGAACAGCAAGGCATTCCGGTTGTCATCGCTTTGGATGGCCAAAAAGGAATGGAGTTATTTTACACACTACATCCACAAATGGTCTTGTTGGACCTTCATTTTCCGGATGCTGAAGGCTTTGGCCTAGTAAGCCGTATTTACGAAGCTGGGCGAAGCCGCCATCTCCCAATCGCCATTGTCAGCGAGGATGACCAGATGGATAACCAGATTCGTGCCATGCAAATCGGCGCTACGGATTTTTTGGCGAAGCCATTAGACATGGCCTTTTTCGTTCCTTATATGATGAACCGCCTACATAGCCAGGAGCTTATCTTGCAAGGAACTCGCTATGATGACTTAACGGGCGCCGGCAACCGCAAAGGCTTCAATGAAGTGTTGCTGCAAATGACCCACCTAGCGGAACGAACCGGCAAAACTTTTACCCTGGTCTTATTGGACCTCGACCATTTTAAAAAGGTCAACGATGACTATGGCCACCCCGCTGGTGATGAAGTGTTGAAAACATTCAGCGACATCCTGTTGGATAAAAAACGGGAATCAGATTATTTCTTCCGATACGGCGGTGAAGAATTCGCGCTAATTCTTCCGGAAACGAAAGCTCAATCTGCTGCTTCCGTGGTGGAACGAATCCGCGAGGCGGTCAATTCAACCGACTTCAAGATTGGTAATCATGAACCTTTTCGCATTTCGTTTTCTGCTGGAGTCAGTGAATACCGCTTAAAACAAGAGACCTTGATCACGACAGCGGACCAAGCCTTGTACCAAGCAAAAAGAAATGGCAGAAACCAGACCAAGATTTATGAGTCAGCGCAAAAAGAGGTGCGGAGAAAGCTCAATATCCTTATTGTGGATGACGATTCTCTTGTCCGGAAATTGGTTTCAAAACATTTTTCCAACTGGAAAGCAGATGAGTTTGACATCCATATCGAAGAATTTGCGGACGGCTTAGCCTTAGTCGAATCCGATTGGTACCGCGCAGAGGAAAGTTATATGATTTTATTGGATGGCGTTATGCCAAAAATGGACGGCTTGGAAGTGTTAAGCCACATCCGTACTCAGTATCCTCACGATAACATCGTCATTTCCATGCTGACGTCGAGAACCAATGAATCCGATATCATCTTGGCGCTGAAGAGCGGCGCGGATGATTACATCGTCAAACCATTTTATGCACAGGAAGTAGTGGCGCGCGTTCAACGGCTCACGAAGAGGATGTTCGAGTGA